AACCCTTTTCCGGCAATCTGTACTATAATAAGGAAAAAGGAATTTATACCTGTGCTGCCTGCGGGCAAGAACTATTTTCCTCGGATACAAAGTTTGAATCTGGCTCAGGTTGGCCAAGTTTCTATGATGTAATCTCGAGTGACAAGGTAAGGCTCAAAGAGGACACCAGCTATTTCATGAGCAGAATCGAGGTAGTGTGTTCCCGCTGCGGAAGTCATCTGGGTCATGTTTTTGACGATGGACCTGCGCCAACCGGGAAGCGTTACTGCATTAATTCCATCTCTCTTAATTTTAAGAAAGAAGGGGAAAAAGACAAGC
This region of Methanosarcina flavescens genomic DNA includes:
- the msrB gene encoding peptide-methionine (R)-S-oxide reductase MsrB, whose amino-acid sequence is MAQETIEKSEEEWKKVLTPEQYHVLREKGTEKPFSGNLYYNKEKGIYTCAACGQELFSSDTKFESGSGWPSFYDVISSDKVRLKEDTSYFMSRIEVVCSRCGSHLGHVFDDGPAPTGKRYCINSISLNFKKEGEKDKQGEEGK